In the Candidatus Binatia bacterium genome, one interval contains:
- a CDS encoding type II toxin-antitoxin system RelE/ParE family toxin, with protein sequence MRYEFHPEALAEYEAAALYYAERDPAVAQRFVAAVEDAIDRILDAPTRCRVLDEDVRRCLTRVFPYGVLYTIEPEFVLIVAVMHCSREPGYWKRRVAKP encoded by the coding sequence ATGAGATATGAATTCCACCCGGAAGCTCTCGCAGAGTATGAGGCGGCAGCTCTCTACTATGCCGAGCGCGATCCGGCGGTGGCGCAGCGGTTCGTCGCGGCCGTCGAAGACGCGATCGACCGAATTCTCGATGCGCCGACACGGTGCCGGGTCCTCGACGAGGATGTCCGGCGCTGCCTCACACGGGTGTTCCCGTACGGCGTGCTCTACACCATCGAGCCGGAATTCGTTCTCATCGTTGCAGTCATGCACTGCAGTCGCGAGCCCGGGTATTGGAAGCGTCGCGTCGCGAAACCCTAA
- a CDS encoding helix-turn-helix domain-containing protein: protein MKPKRRDLFGELVEGVHAMRAHREGKLTLRTHELAAPPLPRVTATLVRDTRERLKMSQGVFARKLRINQRTLERWEQGRSKPNEQAAALILLVRRFPDTLDRLEFIGASKRSRRAA from the coding sequence ATGAAACCCAAGCGGCGCGATCTCTTCGGCGAACTAGTCGAGGGCGTGCACGCCATGCGGGCCCACCGCGAGGGCAAGCTTACGCTCCGCACCCACGAGCTGGCCGCACCGCCTCTCCCGCGGGTAACAGCGACATTGGTGCGCGACACCAGAGAACGGCTCAAGATGTCGCAAGGCGTGTTCGCGCGGAAGCTACGCATCAATCAGCGTACCCTGGAGCGATGGGAGCAAGGCCGGAGCAAGCCCAACGAACAGGCTGCTGCGCTCATCCTGCTCGTGCGTCGCTTCCCGGACACTCTCGATCGGTTGGAGTTCATCGGCGCTTCCAAACGTTCCCGTCGCGCGGCCTAA
- a CDS encoding zinc ribbon domain-containing protein — translation MALIACSECGAQISDRAPACVTCGCPVPKKAEEPKPRVVGINAADPDKTLATGGPEASEEIRHAEQQIRNACIAAVVAGAITAVVGVAAGSLAFFDGLLVFGLAYGVYRRSRASAVVLLVYFVISKIAMLGQLSVLNMTARVSAISVSIFLCYYFVQGVRGTILYHRRALEKGEHRGTAETKQCPQCAEQIRIEASACRFCGYEFSTEDFAPVRRYQELRASIQADEQTAKQLRRSIRVDTAVGSLFMVPGVLIGMVSAVGIVTGSGARGTFLIFLFVSALLIAPGLAYARRNKARNADLNALDARVASANSEADAIQQTRKIAGAVGNAILGPQASPSGGGAQEPAAAGNQPAQGPSPWGAAAGAGVVGGAIAGLLASSGDGKLGFGAFVVFMLMMMGINGGGRKTLAMVLFPAVAALVIAILKK, via the coding sequence ATGGCCTTGATCGCGTGTTCAGAGTGTGGTGCTCAGATCTCCGATAGGGCGCCGGCCTGCGTGACGTGTGGTTGTCCAGTCCCCAAGAAGGCCGAAGAGCCGAAGCCCAGGGTCGTCGGGATCAACGCTGCGGACCCCGACAAGACCCTGGCGACCGGAGGCCCAGAAGCGAGCGAGGAGATTCGGCATGCGGAGCAGCAGATCAGGAACGCCTGCATTGCGGCAGTGGTGGCCGGCGCCATAACCGCGGTCGTGGGGGTGGCGGCCGGATCCCTCGCCTTCTTCGATGGTCTACTAGTCTTCGGGCTGGCCTATGGCGTGTACCGAAGAAGCCGAGCCAGTGCAGTCGTCCTACTTGTGTATTTCGTCATCTCGAAGATCGCGATGCTGGGGCAACTGTCGGTCTTGAACATGACTGCCCGTGTTTCCGCTATCTCGGTAAGCATTTTTCTTTGCTACTATTTCGTCCAGGGCGTACGGGGGACCATCTTGTACCATCGGCGCGCCCTTGAGAAGGGAGAACACCGCGGAACTGCGGAAACCAAACAATGCCCGCAGTGTGCAGAGCAGATCAGGATTGAGGCCTCGGCGTGTCGTTTCTGTGGCTATGAATTCAGCACAGAAGACTTTGCGCCTGTCCGCAGATACCAAGAGCTTCGGGCATCAATTCAAGCCGACGAACAAACCGCCAAGCAACTTCGTCGCTCGATTCGAGTTGATACCGCAGTGGGGTCGCTCTTCATGGTCCCTGGCGTATTGATCGGGATGGTTTCAGCGGTAGGTATTGTTACTGGTTCGGGTGCGCGAGGCACGTTCCTGATCTTCCTTTTCGTCTCGGCGTTGCTCATCGCGCCGGGGCTCGCGTATGCACGAAGAAACAAGGCCCGCAATGCTGATCTGAACGCCCTCGATGCACGCGTCGCTTCTGCAAATTCCGAGGCGGATGCCATTCAGCAGACAAGGAAGATCGCTGGCGCCGTCGGTAATGCGATTCTTGGCCCACAAGCTTCGCCAAGTGGCGGAGGGGCACAAGAACCAGCGGCCGCAGGAAACCAACCGGCACAGGGACCGAGCCCGTGGGGTGCAGCGGCTGGCGCAGGCGTTGTAGGGGGAGCCATTGCCGGGCTGCTCGCCTCGTCCGGTGACGGGAAACTGGGCTTTGGTGCCTTCGTAGTGTTCATGCTGATGATGATGGGCATCAACGGAGGCGGCCGCAAGACGTTGGCGATGGTGCTGTTCCCGGCGGTGGCGGCACTTGTCATCGCTATCCTGAAGAAGTGA
- a CDS encoding toxin has product MLFIEAPAFTLLLPSYLSDDQYRGLQEALLSNPDAGAVMPHTGGFRKMRWPDPRRGKGTRGGLRVIYYHFSEDAQIWFMTLYGKDELKDLTPTQKRTLKAAINAERQARLARRQAPRKRTR; this is encoded by the coding sequence ATGCTGTTCATCGAGGCGCCAGCCTTCACCCTGCTCTTGCCGTCCTACCTGAGCGACGACCAGTATCGGGGCTTGCAGGAGGCGCTGCTTTCCAATCCCGACGCGGGCGCGGTGATGCCACACACCGGTGGCTTTCGCAAAATGCGCTGGCCCGATCCACGACGTGGCAAGGGAACGCGTGGTGGACTGCGCGTCATTTACTACCACTTCAGCGAAGACGCGCAGATCTGGTTCATGACGCTCTATGGAAAAGACGAACTCAAGGACCTCACGCCCACCCAGAAGCGCACCCTCAAGGCCGCCATCAACGCAGAACGGCAGGCGCGCTTGGCGCGGCGGCAGGCGCCTCGGAAAAGGACAAGGTGA
- a CDS encoding type II toxin-antitoxin system VapC family toxin, which yields MRILLDTHVWLWWLLGSDRLPTRERRALDRLASRAELRLAAVSLWEAQMLYAKGRLVLDRPFDVWIREAAGAAVVEIAPLDVEIVIALNGLPASFHGDPADRLIVATARTHHFPLATYDRAIRKSRTATIWKAR from the coding sequence GTGAGAATTCTCCTGGACACGCACGTTTGGCTCTGGTGGCTGCTCGGCTCCGATCGGCTTCCGACCCGCGAGCGTAGGGCACTGGACCGACTGGCGTCGCGCGCGGAACTCCGCCTGGCGGCGGTAAGCCTCTGGGAGGCTCAGATGCTGTACGCGAAGGGACGGCTCGTGCTGGACCGACCTTTCGACGTTTGGATACGAGAGGCGGCGGGTGCCGCCGTAGTCGAAATCGCTCCGCTCGACGTCGAAATCGTGATCGCCCTCAATGGTCTGCCTGCATCTTTCCATGGAGACCCAGCGGATCGGCTGATTGTCGCTACGGCGCGTACGCATCACTTTCCCCTTGCAACTTACGACCGGGCCATCCGAAAGAGCCGAACAGCGACCATCTGGAAAGCCCGTTGA
- a CDS encoding prevent-host-death protein — protein sequence MDISVTQFRANCLELIRRVEIGGELVDIKRRGKVVARLTPAPKAGKVAPKAWEVLRGSGELKGEPEESVIDEAEFEAAR from the coding sequence ATGGACATTTCGGTGACGCAGTTCCGTGCGAACTGCCTTGAGCTGATTCGACGGGTCGAAATCGGAGGAGAACTGGTGGACATCAAGCGACGGGGCAAGGTTGTCGCCCGGCTTACGCCGGCGCCGAAGGCAGGCAAGGTCGCCCCCAAGGCGTGGGAGGTTCTTCGAGGTTCTGGAGAACTAAAGGGTGAACCAGAAGAATCAGTGATTGATGAAGCGGAGTTCGAGGCAGCTCGGTGA
- a CDS encoding addiction module protein — protein MATSVERLAEQALKLPSASRARLADLIVESLDADDLGRIDRLWAAEARRRRDEVRAGRVKTVPGAAGRRRVRDALRR, from the coding sequence ATGGCGACAAGCGTCGAGAGGTTGGCTGAGCAGGCCTTGAAGCTGCCGAGCGCATCCCGTGCCCGGCTCGCGGATCTCATAGTCGAGAGCCTCGATGCCGACGATCTGGGACGCATCGACCGACTGTGGGCCGCGGAAGCCAGGCGCAGGCGGGACGAGGTTCGCGCCGGGCGCGTGAAGACAGTTCCAGGTGCCGCGGGGCGTCGGAGGGTACGCGACGCCCTCCGGCGATGA